The Cucumis melo cultivar AY chromosome 5, USDA_Cmelo_AY_1.0, whole genome shotgun sequence genome has a segment encoding these proteins:
- the LOC103499415 gene encoding repetitive proline-rich cell wall protein 1-like, with translation MSSSNYFLALLLALLSVVLTKPVLADYIFNPEIPHPPFFPIYEPPKPPAVPIYEPPKPPVVPIYKPPKPPVAPIYKPPKPPVAPIYKPPKPPVAPIYKPPKPPKPPVGPIYKPPKPPVVPIYKPPTPPVTPIYKPPKPPTAPIYKPPKPPVGPIYKPPKPPKSPVGPIHKPPKPPVVPIYKPPKPPVVPIYKPPKPPVAPVYKPPNPPVAPVYKPPHPPVVPIYKPPKQPIGPIYEPPEPPVGPIHKPPVPIYKPYLPPPYSYNPPYNPPPSN, from the coding sequence ATGTCTTCTTCCAACTATTTTTTAGCTTTACTTCTTGCACTACTCTCGGTGGTCCTCACCAAGCCGGTCCTCGCCGATTACATCTTCAATCCTGAAATTCCACATCCACCGTTCTTTCCTATTTACGAGCCACCAAAGCCTCCGGCAGTTCCCATTTATGAGCCACCAAAGCCTCCAGTAGTTCCAATTTACAAGCCACCAAAACCTCCAGTTGCTCCAATTtacaagccacctaagcctccAGTTGCTCCAATTTACAAGCCACCTAAACCTCCTGTTGCTCCAATTTACAAGCCACCCAAGCCACCAAAGCCGCCGGTGGGTCCAATTTACAAGCCACCAAAACCTCCGGTAGTTCCAATTTACAAGCCACCTACGCCTCCAGTTACTCCAATTTACAAGCCACCTAAACCTCCTACTGCTCCAATTTACAAGCCGCCAAAGCCACCAGTAGGTCCAATTTACAAGCCACCTAAACCACCAAAGTCGCCGGTGGGTCCAATTCACAAGCCACCAAAGCCTCCTGTGGTTCCAATTtacaagccacctaagcctccGGTTGTTCCAATTTACAAGCCTCCAAAGCCTCCAGTTGCTCCAGTCTACAAGCCACCGAATCCTCCAGTAGCTCCCGTTTACAAGCCACCACATCCCCCAGTTGTTCCAATTTACAAGCCACCCAAACAGCCAATCGGTCCAATTTATGAACCACCAGAACCTCCGGTAGGTCCCATACACAAACCGCCGGTGCCAATTTACAAACCATACCTACCGCCACCATATTCTTACAATCCTCCGTACAATCCGCCACCATCCAACTGA
- the LOC103499417 gene encoding repetitive proline-rich cell wall protein 3-like — translation MFLKYFLLLLLAAVLLSTTQALKHPSTSDQEVIPTTDVTQGTLPTTIADPNEESKFYRRPFPYKKPYKRPPYKKYPPYKKRPPYKKYPPSSH, via the coding sequence ATGTTTCTCAAAtactttcttctccttcttctcgcAGCTGTGCTTCTTTCCACAACTCAAGCCCTGAAACACCCCTCCACCTCCGACCAAGAAGTGATTCCGACCACCGATGTCACCCAAGGAACGCTCCCGACCACCATCGCCGATCCGAATGAAGAATCCAAATTCTACAGGAGGCCATTTCCCTACAAGAAGCCTTACAAGAGGCCACCCTACAAGAAGTATCCACCCTACAAGAAACGCCCTCCATACAAGAAATACCCACCATCTTCTCACTAA